The Brachyspira hyodysenteriae ATCC 27164 genome includes a window with the following:
- a CDS encoding ankyrin repeat domain-containing protein yields MKKIVLMAILYTLFSFNALYPANSEDESLFLSYIASGDIEEVSNFIDNKKININARIENSATPLIFSIIFKQDEIAKMLIGKGADLNIKDKSGFTALIYSIMYNRIEISKILIEKKADVNTKVSLNENVVYMKNVTPLILNENKEVAQSLVNAGADINIKFSFQHAGKNIKLENATPLMWFIFNDNSEIAKLLIESGADINAKDKSRKTALDYAKEKNNAKIEQLLITKGAK; encoded by the coding sequence ATGAAAAAAATTGTATTGATGGCAATATTGTATACTTTATTTAGTTTTAATGCATTGTATCCAGCAAACTCTGAAGATGAATCACTGTTTTTATCGTATATAGCATCCGGTGATATTGAAGAAGTTTCAAATTTTATAGATAATAAGAAAATTAATATAAATGCCAGGATAGAAAATAGTGCTACACCATTAATATTTTCCATTATTTTTAAGCAAGATGAAATTGCAAAAATGCTTATAGGAAAAGGTGCAGATCTTAATATCAAAGACAAGTCAGGATTCACAGCTTTAATATATTCTATAATGTATAATAGAATAGAAATATCAAAAATACTTATAGAAAAAAAAGCTGATGTAAATACAAAAGTATCATTAAATGAAAATGTGGTATATATGAAAAACGTTACTCCTTTAATACTTAATGAAAATAAAGAAGTAGCTCAATCATTAGTAAATGCTGGTGCAGACATTAATATTAAATTCTCTTTTCAACATGCTGGAAAAAATATAAAATTAGAAAATGCTACACCTTTAATGTGGTTTATTTTTAATGATAATTCTGAAATAGCTAAGTTATTGATAGAATCCGGAGCTGACATAAATGCTAAAGATAAAAGCAGAAAAACAGCATTAGATTATGCGAAAGAGAAAAATAATGCTAAAATAGAGCAGTTACTTATAACCAAAGGTGCTAAATAA
- a CDS encoding DUF2225 domain-containing protein, with amino-acid sequence MSDEQPKVSFIEKNPRTCPVCRNEFYHEMLLTGGGRLIAGKLRNDLRRTYEKSKKYGTVYPLIYVVVVCPHCLYAAFQEDFNLIDHKKVEEAADTTRQRASYMKEFFGNDVDFTKHRTLLEGAASYFLALDGYRYHGKDTAPTLKKALCSLRLSWTLEDLANVYPNENYDRLIPFFQYKASELYSASIECMQNGKENFEKLKSFGPDIDNNFGYEGMLYMAALLGMDASKFIPDPKVKAETLVQAKRKISKIFGSGKSSKSKPSALLEKIKELHVAITEELNHLNEEYGIDVS; translated from the coding sequence ATGAGTGATGAGCAACCAAAAGTATCGTTTATAGAGAAAAACCCAAGAACTTGTCCTGTATGTAGGAATGAATTTTATCATGAAATGCTTCTTACAGGCGGTGGAAGGTTAATTGCTGGAAAATTAAGAAATGATTTAAGAAGAACTTATGAAAAAAGTAAAAAATATGGTACAGTTTACCCTTTAATATATGTAGTAGTAGTTTGTCCTCATTGTTTATACGCGGCTTTTCAAGAGGATTTTAATTTAATAGATCATAAAAAAGTAGAAGAAGCAGCAGATACAACAAGACAAAGAGCTTCATATATGAAAGAATTTTTTGGAAATGATGTAGACTTTACAAAACATAGAACACTTTTGGAAGGTGCGGCTAGCTATTTTTTAGCTTTAGATGGATATCGTTATCATGGAAAAGATACTGCTCCTACTTTGAAAAAGGCGTTATGTTCATTGAGATTAAGCTGGACTTTAGAAGATTTAGCAAATGTTTATCCTAATGAAAATTACGATAGACTTATTCCTTTCTTCCAATATAAAGCTAGTGAACTATACTCTGCTTCTATAGAATGTATGCAAAATGGAAAAGAGAATTTTGAAAAATTAAAATCATTTGGTCCGGATATAGATAATAATTTTGGATATGAAGGTATGCTTTATATGGCAGCATTGCTTGGAATGGATGCTTCTAAATTTATACCAGATCCTAAAGTTAAAGCTGAAACTCTTGTACAAGCTAAAAGAAAAATAAGTAAAATATTTGGATCTGGAAAGAGCAGTAAATCAAAACCTTCTGCTTTACTTGAAAAAATAAAAGAACTTCATGTTGCTATTACTGAAGAATTAAATCATCTTAATGAAGAATATGGTATAGATGTAAGTTAA
- a CDS encoding NTP transferase domain-containing protein, producing MEKNVVEIENALASLSSKFSKNDTLVIILAAGHGKRIRSSTSKMLHTIWGVPSIERVRLAVKNGMPKSNITIVVGIKALDVANAVGKQANTNFAYQEEQRGTGHAVKVGLDKSDLKNIKYCYVIYADMGLIDSETMKEFHEEFLKSKTDMIVMTAMYDGPKGSNYYGRILRSRGLTYDGKKSKYRQGSQGNVIGVIEYKDILAMKDEDKLFKVYKDEKFSYEKDELLDNFNEYVAGIYGFKMKPLEELIQKLESNNAQNELYLTDLIEIFINNNLSISTYMPKDSRVVLGFNDKTVLKEMESIARSNVYNKLKNIITIYDGEDFFIDDSVVDQILEIDKDEKPLDIYIGKGAYIGKGVKVNYGVTISHGAKIEGNVYLGEHAYIGDNVLLSCLENQKLILDDNVKIYSGNQIKGNVYIGKNTTLERGVNVTGSDNHPVNIGTNVLIKGVSYLYGSIVDDNAYIEHCIFYYSHIKALLDDKGNVIKCRFIRPKEEGLEAVSKIEDAKKSKKK from the coding sequence ATGGAAAAAAATGTAGTTGAAATTGAGAATGCTCTTGCTTCGTTGTCATCTAAGTTTTCAAAAAATGATACATTAGTGATAATATTAGCTGCTGGTCATGGTAAAAGAATAAGAAGTTCTACTTCTAAAATGCTTCATACCATATGGGGAGTTCCTAGTATTGAAAGAGTTAGACTTGCTGTAAAAAATGGTATGCCTAAAAGCAATATTACTATAGTTGTTGGAATAAAGGCTCTTGATGTTGCTAATGCAGTTGGAAAGCAGGCTAACACTAATTTTGCTTATCAGGAAGAACAAAGAGGTACAGGTCATGCTGTAAAAGTTGGTCTTGATAAGAGTGATTTAAAGAATATAAAATATTGTTATGTAATATATGCTGATATGGGACTTATTGACTCTGAAACTATGAAAGAATTTCATGAAGAATTTTTGAAATCTAAAACTGATATGATAGTTATGACTGCTATGTATGATGGTCCTAAAGGAAGCAACTATTATGGAAGAATACTAAGAAGCAGAGGTCTTACTTACGATGGTAAAAAAAGTAAGTACAGACAAGGCTCTCAAGGTAATGTTATAGGTGTTATTGAATATAAAGATATACTTGCAATGAAAGATGAAGATAAGCTTTTCAAAGTTTATAAAGATGAAAAATTCTCTTATGAAAAAGATGAGTTATTAGATAATTTTAATGAGTATGTTGCTGGTATATATGGTTTTAAAATGAAGCCTTTAGAGGAACTCATACAAAAATTAGAATCTAATAATGCACAAAATGAATTATATCTTACAGATTTAATAGAAATTTTTATTAATAATAATTTATCAATATCTACTTATATGCCTAAAGACAGCAGAGTAGTTTTAGGATTTAATGATAAAACAGTTCTTAAAGAGATGGAATCAATAGCCAGATCTAATGTTTATAATAAACTAAAAAATATAATCACTATATATGATGGAGAAGACTTCTTTATAGATGATAGTGTTGTAGATCAGATATTGGAAATAGATAAAGATGAAAAACCTCTCGATATATATATAGGAAAAGGTGCTTATATAGGTAAAGGGGTTAAAGTTAATTATGGAGTTACAATATCACATGGGGCAAAAATAGAAGGTAATGTATATCTTGGAGAACATGCCTATATAGGAGATAATGTATTACTTTCTTGTTTAGAGAATCAGAAACTTATATTAGATGATAATGTTAAGATATACTCTGGAAATCAGATTAAGGGTAATGTATATATAGGAAAAAATACTACTTTAGAAAGAGGTGTTAATGTTACAGGAAGCGATAATCACCCTGTTAATATTGGTACTAATGTTCTTATTAAAGGAGTAAGCTATTTATACGGCTCTATTGTTGATGATAATGCTTATATAGAACATTGTATATTTTATTATTCACATATAAAAGCTTTACTTGATGATAAAGGTAATGTAATAAAATGCAGATTTATAAGACCTAAAGAAGAAGGACTTGAAGCTGTAAGCAAAATAGAAGATGCTAAGAAATCTAAAAAGAAATAG
- a CDS encoding GldG family protein, with translation MSNKKFNLKIVTLASWVLLFFAWIFFYAVTQTPTPVFWGVLAFTSIITIITLIVDRKQIVSFLKMRFVHKAFFGILSLIIILAILVGLYIISINFPIRFDLTQNKSYTVSQQTMDVLSRIDSPLSIVVLRSPSTDPTSADWRADLLLEQYKRINKHISVEYINPIEKPSAKSKYQMTQVGEIVFTYGQGKQVRVYRKDLTTQSKVTSDPLFVGEEKFTQSIYTLLDTESYTVYFTVGHGERQIQDRGGEGLSYVKTYLENENYKVKELNIILENIPTDASLIVIAAPVETFSDFEIEKLNNYVKTGGKLLVLYDSFMDRSKFNSNLGNFLSDWGFKTKNDYIIDPASSVVIPVNIVPQYTSHPITQTLKEGNVFACLVVARSILSGENKYNGSFENIITTTPQGYGKEEATFDLSRARFNPRTDIQGPVPLAISGTYEIEGRKDPARIVVFGDATFALNAYINPEQGQSVDIAFAGNKDLFMNTVAYLLEARQKITIRPKEASIKNLTLTTTQTNFIRYVAQIGLPCLFGILGILIWFFRRR, from the coding sequence ATGTCAAATAAGAAATTTAATTTAAAAATAGTTACATTAGCTTCTTGGGTATTATTATTTTTTGCTTGGATTTTCTTTTATGCCGTAACCCAAACTCCTACCCCTGTTTTTTGGGGAGTATTAGCATTTACTTCTATAATAACTATTATAACATTAATAGTAGATAGGAAACAGATAGTATCCTTTTTAAAGATGCGATTTGTTCATAAAGCTTTTTTTGGAATACTATCGTTAATAATAATTCTTGCTATACTTGTAGGTTTATATATTATAAGTATAAACTTCCCTATAAGATTTGACTTGACACAAAATAAATCATATACAGTATCTCAGCAAACTATGGATGTTCTATCAAGAATAGACAGTCCTCTTTCAATAGTAGTTTTAAGATCTCCTAGTACAGATCCAACTTCAGCAGATTGGAGAGCTGATTTATTATTGGAACAGTATAAAAGAATAAATAAACATATAAGTGTTGAATATATTAACCCTATAGAAAAACCTTCTGCTAAAAGTAAATATCAAATGACTCAGGTTGGGGAAATAGTATTTACTTACGGACAAGGTAAACAAGTTAGAGTATATAGAAAAGATTTAACAACTCAGTCAAAAGTAACTTCCGATCCTTTATTCGTTGGAGAAGAAAAATTTACTCAGTCTATATACACTTTACTTGATACAGAATCTTATACTGTTTACTTCACTGTAGGACATGGTGAAAGACAGATTCAAGATAGAGGCGGTGAAGGTTTATCTTATGTAAAAACTTATTTGGAAAATGAAAATTACAAAGTTAAAGAATTAAATATAATACTTGAAAATATTCCTACAGATGCATCACTTATAGTAATAGCAGCACCTGTTGAAACATTCAGTGATTTTGAAATAGAAAAATTAAATAACTATGTAAAAACAGGTGGAAAACTTCTTGTATTATATGATAGTTTTATGGATAGAAGTAAATTTAACAGCAATTTAGGTAATTTCTTATCTGATTGGGGATTCAAAACTAAAAATGACTATATAATAGATCCTGCTTCAAGTGTTGTTATACCTGTTAATATAGTACCTCAATATACTTCTCATCCTATAACTCAAACATTAAAAGAAGGAAATGTATTTGCTTGTTTGGTTGTTGCTAGAAGTATATTAAGCGGTGAAAATAAATATAACGGCAGCTTTGAAAATATAATAACAACTACTCCTCAAGGTTATGGAAAAGAAGAAGCTACTTTTGATTTATCAAGAGCTAGATTCAATCCTAGAACAGATATACAAGGACCTGTGCCTTTGGCTATAAGCGGTACTTATGAGATAGAAGGAAGAAAAGATCCTGCAAGAATAGTAGTATTTGGTGATGCTACATTTGCATTGAATGCATATATCAATCCTGAACAAGGACAGTCTGTAGATATTGCTTTTGCCGGAAATAAAGACTTATTTATGAATACTGTTGCTTATCTATTAGAAGCTAGACAGAAAATTACTATAAGACCTAAAGAAGCAAGTATTAAAAATCTTACTCTTACAACAACTCAAACTAACTTTATCAGATATGTTGCTCAAATAGGTTTGCCTTGTTTGTTCGGTATACTTGGTATATTAATATGGTTCTTTAGAAGAAGATAA
- a CDS encoding GNAT family N-acetyltransferase: MENIEIVDNIDDNIIDSIFFISSKSEYIHLSKDYIKQYIEDKYHKVIIIKDSNQITGFLIYFLLEPDIDIIFIATYPNNNGYGNKLLSYMFNDSKKNNIKSIKLDLHENNINAKKFYLKNGFKEIAVRKKYYNNQFNAVIMEMKIN, encoded by the coding sequence ATGGAAAATATAGAAATCGTAGATAATATCGATGATAATATAATTGATTCAATTTTTTTTATATCTTCAAAAAGCGAATATATACATCTATCTAAAGATTATATAAAACAGTATATAGAAGATAAATATCATAAAGTAATTATTATAAAAGATAGTAATCAAATAACTGGTTTTTTAATTTATTTTTTATTAGAGCCAGATATTGATATAATATTTATAGCAACATATCCAAATAATAATGGCTATGGTAATAAATTATTATCATATATGTTTAATGATTCTAAAAAAAACAATATAAAAAGTATAAAATTAGATTTACATGAAAATAATATAAATGCTAAAAAGTTTTATTTAAAAAACGGATTTAAAGAAATAGCTGTTAGAAAAAAATATTATAATAATCAATTTAATGCTGTTATTATGGAAATGAAAATAAATTAA
- a CDS encoding lipopolysaccharide biosynthesis protein, producing the protein MNNIKLLYKKYSYYINYALLVFINGIASVLNYVSSIYVNRSLSISDFAHYNGIINIYSIIVLTVSSFSYYIMHHYKDDEDAKVYWAYGYIIAFIISLLYILSIPLIDILFNIKSYPSLFIISIGIFATILGIVSQSILKINNYIAYDYTASLIAILISKILLLAYFIITGLTLFKSIITVTLFCVLYLIINLIELKKVNLPYFIPLNKIKMYFSKQNLSVFLSYIIHIVIINFIFNWISLSDVLMANRYLDKTSAGYYSTISLIIKMFFYIGTPVASVMFSYILIAKKDNNKNKERKIVYYSIALFVFASICLSAFLIIFAKQIVLIQFTNRYEAIIPLIPQAVIFGFSLGFTVIAFNYGLAYKLFAPFYGYLIIFAYVYFSLRNGLRTFENFMFIMKIFFIALLIYNILIILIHRIILRTNEN; encoded by the coding sequence ATGAATAATATAAAACTTTTATACAAAAAATATTCATATTATATTAACTATGCTTTATTAGTATTTATAAATGGCATTGCAAGTGTATTAAATTATGTATCTTCAATATATGTAAACAGAAGTTTATCAATATCTGATTTTGCACATTATAACGGTATTATCAATATATATTCAATAATAGTTCTAACAGTATCAAGCTTTAGTTATTATATTATGCATCATTATAAAGATGATGAAGATGCTAAAGTTTATTGGGCTTACGGCTACATTATAGCATTTATAATATCTTTATTATATATATTATCAATACCATTAATAGATATACTATTTAATATAAAAAGCTACCCATCTCTTTTTATAATATCAATTGGAATATTCGCAACGATTTTAGGTATAGTTTCTCAGTCAATATTAAAAATTAATAACTATATAGCCTATGACTATACAGCAAGTTTAATAGCAATATTAATATCCAAAATTTTATTATTAGCATATTTTATTATTACAGGATTGACATTATTCAAATCTATTATAACAGTTACTTTATTCTGCGTACTATATTTAATAATCAATTTAATAGAATTGAAAAAAGTTAATCTACCCTATTTTATACCATTAAATAAAATAAAAATGTATTTCTCTAAACAAAATCTATCAGTATTTTTAAGCTATATAATACATATTGTAATAATAAATTTTATATTCAATTGGATATCATTAAGCGATGTACTTATGGCAAACAGATATTTGGATAAAACAAGTGCAGGCTACTACTCTACTATATCATTAATAATAAAAATGTTTTTCTATATAGGAACTCCTGTTGCATCAGTTATGTTTTCTTATATTTTAATAGCTAAAAAGGATAATAATAAAAATAAAGAAAGAAAGATAGTTTATTATTCCATTGCACTTTTTGTATTTGCATCTATTTGTTTATCAGCATTTTTAATTATATTTGCAAAACAAATAGTATTAATACAATTTACAAATAGATATGAAGCCATTATTCCATTGATTCCGCAGGCTGTAATATTTGGATTTTCCTTAGGATTTACAGTTATTGCCTTCAATTACGGACTTGCTTATAAACTTTTCGCACCATTTTACGGATACTTAATTATATTTGCTTATGTATATTTTTCATTAAGAAACGGACTTAGAACCTTTGAAAATTTCATGTTCATAATGAAAATATTTTTTATAGCATTACTTATATATAATATCTTAATCATATTAATACATAGAATAATATTAAGAACTAATGAAAACTAA
- a CDS encoding ankyrin repeat domain-containing protein — MKKIVLMAILYTLFSFNALYPELSKDKKEFVSYIANGNKEEVLDFLNNKKVNINLDIIDGATPLMLSIIYKQDEIAKLLIEKGADLNKKEKESSATPLILSIIYE, encoded by the coding sequence ATGAAAAAAATTGTATTGATGGCAATATTGTATACTTTATTTAGCTTCAATGCACTGTATCCAGAACTTAGTAAAGATAAAAAAGAATTTGTATCATATATAGCGAATGGTAATAAAGAAGAAGTTTTAGATTTTTTAAATAATAAAAAAGTCAATATAAATTTAGATATTATTGATGGTGCTACACCTTTGATGTTATCTATCATTTATAAGCAAGATGAAATAGCAAAGCTGCTAATAGAAAAAGGTGCAGATCTCAATAAAAAAGAGAAAGAAAGCAGTGCTACACCTTTAATTTTATCTATTATTTATGAATGA
- a CDS encoding LptF/LptG family permease encodes MKKLNAYLLKEFLSFFFGSLLLFVVLVTIADLSSRLSFYTEHPELINYFITYHLARAPHNTYYIFPVALMFSSTYVLGTFVKNKEMLAIENSGISLFKFSMPMFIIVIGLCLFLVFFWEFVAAPLNKVSFAANDAMRGREQVSKSGPWQLFGGNNHLYFIETYFYKEQYMQNTIIVKLDDDGGIQFRVSSPHIQWNNEDRKWYVMDGILTTFSENKEIKVEKVNNYPLDLLERPEHFYGRPPLDAMSLSEESHIIKLQKEVNMNTSKLETDLHYRISYCFSGFIIVLLASLFSKFSTQSVLVVSLVMVIIVALLYYSILMVFRSMGEAGDINAFIAAWMPNIIFAILCILAFKKFH; translated from the coding sequence ATGAAAAAATTAAATGCTTATTTATTAAAAGAATTCCTATCTTTCTTTTTTGGTTCTTTGCTGCTTTTTGTTGTATTGGTTACAATAGCAGACTTAAGCAGCAGATTATCTTTTTATACAGAACATCCTGAATTAATTAATTATTTTATTACTTACCATTTAGCCAGAGCTCCGCATAATACATATTATATATTCCCTGTTGCTTTGATGTTTTCTTCTACTTATGTATTAGGTACATTTGTAAAAAACAAGGAAATGCTTGCTATTGAAAACTCCGGTATTAGTTTATTTAAATTTTCTATGCCTATGTTTATTATTGTAATTGGGCTATGTTTGTTTCTGGTATTTTTCTGGGAATTTGTAGCAGCTCCATTAAATAAAGTATCTTTTGCAGCAAATGATGCTATGCGAGGTCGTGAACAAGTATCTAAAAGCGGACCTTGGCAGCTTTTTGGTGGTAATAATCATCTATATTTTATAGAAACTTATTTTTATAAAGAACAATATATGCAAAATACTATTATAGTAAAACTAGATGATGACGGCGGAATTCAATTCAGAGTATCTAGTCCTCATATACAATGGAATAATGAGGATAGAAAATGGTATGTAATGGATGGGATATTGACTACATTTAGCGAAAATAAAGAAATAAAAGTAGAAAAAGTAAATAATTATCCATTAGATCTCTTAGAAAGACCGGAACATTTTTATGGAAGACCGCCTTTAGATGCTATGAGTTTGAGTGAAGAATCACATATAATAAAACTTCAAAAAGAAGTTAATATGAATACTTCAAAATTAGAAACTGATTTGCATTATAGAATATCATATTGTTTTTCTGGTTTTATTATTGTTCTACTTGCATCATTATTCTCTAAATTTTCAACTCAAAGTGTTTTAGTTGTAAGTTTAGTTATGGTTATAATAGTTGCTTTGTTATATTATTCTATACTTATGGTTTTCAGATCTATGGGAGAAGCAGGTGATATTAATGCATTCATTGCTGCTTGGATGCCAAATATTATATTCGCTATACTTTGTATATTAGCATTTAAAAAATTCCATTAA
- the dxr gene encoding 1-deoxy-D-xylulose-5-phosphate reductoisomerase yields the protein MKKRILLLGATGSIGTNTCSVVREFNNDFEIVGMSANSKIDILNNLCAEFKPKTVNISDKNAENIFKDYDCAKDLNIYEGTIADFVKHTDFDILVNALTGYAGFLPTVEAIKKGKTIALANKETLVVGGDIINQLLKEYNSSLIPIDSEHSAIFQMLRHFPKTSLSKVIITASGGPFFRTPKEELKNVTVEMALKHPTWAMGSKITIDSATMMNKGFEVIEAHHLFNLDYDKIETIIHPQSLIHSMIEMNDGEIYAQIGKNDMRLPIQHALTYPEIRNTPFEKLKLYEHSEINFYKMDFDKFIMLRLAYECGKKGGLYPCVLNAANEICVYSFLQKKIGFTDIFNIVSKVCDRKINVPLTIDNIINMDSEIRKETAWIINSMSK from the coding sequence ATGAAAAAAAGAATTCTTTTGTTAGGAGCCACAGGTTCTATTGGTACAAATACATGTTCTGTTGTGAGAGAGTTTAATAATGACTTTGAAATAGTAGGAATGTCTGCAAATAGTAAAATAGATATATTAAACAATTTATGTGCAGAGTTCAAACCTAAAACTGTAAATATATCTGATAAGAATGCAGAGAATATTTTTAAAGATTATGACTGTGCAAAAGATCTAAATATATATGAGGGAACTATAGCTGACTTTGTAAAGCATACTGATTTCGATATATTAGTTAATGCTCTTACAGGATATGCTGGATTTTTACCTACAGTAGAAGCAATAAAGAAAGGAAAAACAATCGCATTAGCAAATAAAGAAACTCTAGTTGTAGGCGGAGATATAATAAATCAATTATTAAAAGAATATAATTCTAGCTTAATACCCATAGACAGCGAACATTCAGCGATATTTCAAATGTTAAGACATTTTCCTAAAACATCGCTTTCAAAAGTAATAATAACAGCTTCAGGAGGTCCTTTTTTCAGAACTCCAAAAGAAGAATTAAAAAATGTTACAGTTGAAATGGCTTTAAAACATCCAACTTGGGCTATGGGAAGTAAAATAACAATAGACAGTGCTACTATGATGAATAAGGGCTTTGAAGTTATAGAGGCTCATCATTTATTTAATTTGGATTATGATAAAATAGAGACAATCATTCACCCTCAAAGTTTAATACATTCTATGATAGAAATGAATGACGGAGAAATTTATGCCCAGATTGGTAAGAATGATATGCGTCTTCCTATACAGCATGCATTAACTTATCCTGAAATTAGAAACACACCTTTTGAAAAATTAAAACTATATGAACATTCAGAAATCAATTTTTATAAAATGGATTTTGATAAATTTATAATGCTTAGATTGGCTTATGAATGCGGAAAGAAAGGCGGACTTTATCCTTGTGTTTTAAATGCCGCTAACGAAATATGTGTGTATTCATTCTTACAAAAGAAAATAGGTTTCACTGATATATTTAATATAGTATCAAAAGTATGCGACAGAAAAATTAATGTTCCATTAACTATAGATAATATTATTAATATGGATAGTGAAATAAGAAAAGAAACAGCTTGGATAATTAATTCAATGTCTAAATAA
- a CDS encoding proline--tRNA ligase — protein MRLSKLFMPTLKEAPSDAIIASNKLMLRAALARKISNGLYSYLPLGVRVLNKISNIIREEMDAIGSNECIMPILVSKELLTPSGRWERFKKELFRLKDRNDVDMAMGPTHEEAFTITAQNEIQSYKDFPLTLYQIHTKFRDEIRPRFGVIRSKEFTMKDAYSFHITKECLDKTYNDMSGAYTKIFKRMGLDTVSVKADSGAMGGEGSEEFMVLSEVGEETIIFCSKCDYRANVEKANVKEEEAAKSYTDKALEEVHTPDIKTINDLEKFFNTSSKNFIKSIIYKTEEDEIILVAIRGDLEINETKLSNALGGLDIELSDEETVKEVTGARVGFASPIGLKKKIRIFADNSIKSVADAIVGGNKDDTHIKNVNIERDFNIDVWGDFRTAKEGDRCPQCGETLYQKKGLELGHIFKLGDKYTEAFNFKVLDENNKEITPIMGCYGIGVNRALASVIEQNYDDKGIIFPISVAPYEAIVVAIDKETEDSFKKAEEIYNTLNSIGVETMFDDRKERLGVKLNDCDLIGIPIRIIVGKKSLQKGVVEFKLRKSQESVEVKVEDIIEYVKTKKQELFNEINSRL, from the coding sequence ATGCGTTTATCAAAATTATTTATGCCTACATTGAAAGAAGCACCTAGTGATGCAATAATAGCTTCAAATAAATTAATGTTAAGAGCAGCACTTGCAAGAAAAATATCAAATGGACTTTATTCGTATTTACCTCTTGGAGTTAGAGTATTGAATAAAATATCTAATATAATAAGAGAGGAAATGGATGCAATAGGTTCTAATGAATGCATAATGCCCATACTTGTTTCAAAAGAATTATTAACACCTTCAGGAAGATGGGAAAGATTTAAAAAAGAATTATTCAGATTAAAAGATAGAAATGATGTTGATATGGCAATGGGCCCTACTCATGAAGAGGCTTTCACTATAACAGCTCAAAATGAAATACAGTCATATAAAGATTTTCCTCTAACTTTATATCAAATACATACTAAATTCAGAGATGAAATAAGACCAAGATTCGGAGTTATACGCTCTAAAGAATTCACAATGAAAGATGCTTATTCATTTCATATCACTAAAGAATGTCTTGATAAAACTTATAATGATATGAGCGGTGCTTATACAAAAATTTTCAAAAGAATGGGACTCGATACTGTAAGCGTAAAAGCAGACAGCGGTGCAATGGGCGGAGAAGGAAGCGAAGAGTTTATGGTATTAAGTGAAGTAGGTGAGGAAACAATAATTTTCTGTTCTAAATGCGATTACAGAGCTAATGTTGAAAAAGCTAATGTAAAAGAAGAGGAAGCTGCTAAATCTTATACAGATAAAGCATTAGAAGAAGTTCATACTCCTGATATAAAAACTATAAATGATTTAGAAAAATTCTTTAATACATCTTCAAAGAATTTTATTAAAAGTATAATTTATAAAACTGAAGAAGATGAAATAATACTAGTTGCTATAAGAGGCGATTTAGAAATTAATGAAACTAAATTATCTAATGCATTAGGAGGACTAGATATAGAACTTTCTGATGAAGAAACTGTAAAAGAAGTTACAGGTGCTAGAGTAGGTTTTGCTTCTCCTATAGGATTAAAAAAGAAAATTAGAATATTTGCTGATAACTCTATAAAATCAGTAGCCGATGCAATAGTAGGTGGAAATAAAGATGATACCCATATAAAAAATGTTAATATAGAAAGAGATTTTAATATCGATGTGTGGGGGGATTTTAGAACAGCTAAAGAAGGTGATAGATGTCCTCAATGCGGAGAAACTCTTTATCAGAAAAAAGGTTTAGAGTTAGGACATATTTTCAAACTTGGAGATAAATATACTGAGGCTTTTAATTTCAAAGTATTAGATGAAAATAATAAAGAGATTACTCCTATAATGGGATGTTATGGTATTGGAGTTAATAGAGCTTTGGCTTCTGTTATAGAACAAAATTATGATGATAAAGGTATAATATTCCCTATAAGTGTTGCCCCTTATGAGGCTATAGTTGTTGCTATTGATAAAGAAACTGAAGATTCATTCAAAAAAGCAGAAGAAATATACAATACTTTAAATTCTATTGGTGTTGAAACTATGTTTGATGATAGAAAAGAAAGACTTGGCGTTAAACTTAATGACTGCGATTTGATTGGTATTCCTATAAGAATAATAGTAGGTAAAAAATCACTTCAAAAAGGAGTAGTTGAATTCAAACTTAGAAAATCACAGGAAAGTGTTGAAGTGAAAGTTGAAGATATAATTGAATACGTAAAAACAAAAAAACAAGAATTATTCAATGAAATAAATAGCAGATTATAA